In the genome of Leptospira broomii serovar Hurstbridge str. 5399, the window TAGTATCTAGTAACCGATTACTTCCGGTTCCCATTCATTTAGCCTCATTAAACGATGCGAATTCGATCTTAGATTCTATGGCAGGAGGAAAAGGGTTAGGAAGAACCGTTTTGATTCCAACGAGTTAATATAACATCATATTCTAAAGTCGATCCAAAACTTACGACTGCAATTTTGCGATCGGAAATTTAAACAATAAATCGGCTTTAATTTTCGTTTCGAAATTCGTGAGGAAGTTGAACTTCCGGACCCTCGCTGGTTTCCTTTAATTCTCTTTTTTCCGTCGCGGTCCGAAGTAGAAGGCCTGTTTCCGTCTCTTCGATATATTCTGAAAGTTCGGTCGATACGTTTCTCGCGATCCTAAATTTTAGGAGCCTATCCCCCTTTTTTTTCGCGATCAAAATTCCGTTTCGATCCGCTGATAATTCCAGTTCGGAAAGTCTTAACTCGTCTCCACCGTCAGTTAGAAAAGTTAGACTGCCGGCAATCTCCGATACTCGTATCAAATTTATCGGATATCCTTCAAGGTGAACGTAACCGTTTTCGGAAAGGTCGCCGTATTGATTATCGATATAAACGCCGTCGGGCGCTTCTTTGAGGTTTTTGCGAAAATATGCGAGGACGTCCGTTTGCTCTATTTTCGTCCCTCGAAATATCCAATCGCCATTGGAAAGAACTTTGATTTCGCTATCGAGACGTCTTGCCATCGTCGTCCGGTTCCTTATAACGAAATGCAATGCCTTCTAAAACGCGGGCCTCTTGAGGTAGCTCCGCGAAGTTTGCGGAATATCCATTTGCGGTCCCACTTTGAAAAATAGTCGGAGGCATCGAAACTATCCCTTTTGCCGCCAGAAACATTCCGTCCATCCCACGATCGAACAATTCTTTCTTTATTTGATCGTAATAGTATTTGTCGGTCTTACCGTCTCCGAAATTACGAATGAGAATTCTTCCATAAACCTCGTATTCTCGCCGTCTGGGAGCTTCTTTGAGTATTTCGATATCTTTCCACGACTGTTTATGGGTCCGTATTAAATCTTCTCGATAGACAATATCTGGAATGAATTCAACGGATTGACAGGAATACAGAAAAAAGAGTACAAACGGGAACCGACTAACCCCGAAAAATAAAAACCTTTTGAACCGGTCTAAGGGTGGTTTCCCGAGGTTGCCCATCTTTTCCATTCAGGAAATCGTTTTCCGGGAGGACAAGCCGTTTTTGCGGGGTCAAAAACTAGGCTTTTCAGAATCGTTTTTTTAGTATACTATGCCTGGATAGCCGGTAAGTTATCGCGGAATTCTGAAGCATCCGTATCCTGGTTCCTCACGGCGTATCCTGCAACGCCATTTATATGGAAGATATAGAACTTAAAAAACGAGCGAGGGAAAATGTCCTTAAAATAGGCTACTGTAACCTAGACGAGCTCGAGGAGAAAGTTAAAGCATTCCGGGTAATGAACCAGAACGCCGCTAAAAAAAGATATCTTATCACTAGGGAACCTATTGCTGATACTACGGGAAAAATTCTTGTACCGAAAGCGGCAGAGATAGATATTTCAACTGCAAAATTACTCCGTCGGCATTTTAAGGGTTCCGTAGAATTTAAGACGTTTCAACCCGATGAGGGAATCGTTATCATCTCCGACATGACTTCGGCCGAGGGAGTATCCTTCACCATGGATATCGTTACTCAGATTATGAATCTAGGAGGCGGGGCCTATGAAGGATTCATAGATAGAGTGGATAGTTTCGGCGATTTTATCAACTTATTGAAAAAATCATTATTTCCGCGTTTGATTATCATCGGATACATTCCAACCGAGAAAATACAAGGGGAACTATTAAATTTTGTCCGAGTGAAGCGAGTGGACAATTATTTGCGTGCAATGGAATTAACTCATACTGCCTTTAAGCCCACTCCATATTTTCCGAAAGTACGCCAAATCGAAATTTCCCCGGAAGATCCTAAATCTTGGGGACGTTTTGTCGTTGAAATAGTTCGAGAATACACTCGCCCTTACTTACTCGAAGACGTTTAATTCGCAATAAGCACCCGTCTCAATTTAGAATATTCCTGAACACGGTTAGTTTGTCTGTTGGAGTTCCTACGCACGAGTTGAATGACGGAGCCCCACCCTGAACTTGGGTGGAGGAGGCGGGTTGGTGGGAGAAGCGTCCTTCCCCTATATCATTTTATCGAGATTCTGTCAAACGACATACAAATATTTTATCTGTATGAGCTCCCACAAATTCGAGCAGGCCTAACTAAGAGATCTCGTCTCCAAATTTAAAGAAACGACAAGAGACCAGATATATTCGTTCTTAAACTCTGTAAAATTCGAGGTTTTCACGTAATGGATCGGGTAGCGATCCTAGTGCGTTAATATATTTTTTATAGCGATTTTCGAGTTCCGTAAACTTACGAGTCCGAATGTTAATGAACCTGTTATTAATCTCGCTAAACGCAGGCATCTTGGAAACTTTTTCCCGAATCGGCCGTGAAAACGGAATATGTCTGTAGAAAATACTGCGCACTACTCGGTTCAATCGCTGTACGCTTTCCGACTCGTACTTGATCCATAGCTGATAATCATTTGCAAAAATATCCCGTTCATTCCTGAAACGCTTAAATTCCGCGGCCAGCTTTTCTTTCACTTCTATGGAGAGATCCTTGTTCTTTTTGTAGAATTGAACGTAGTCCATATAATCGGCTGTAATGGAAGGATTTCCTACGTTATTCCATTCCGGACCTAAGATACTTTTGCAGAGCTCCCATCGGAACGCGGCAAATGCATCGATGAGAAGCGATTTTAAATCTCCTTGCACGAATACCGGTAAAACGATGCGACCGCGGCTTTCTTTCGAACCGGATCCCCTATGGACTGATAGCTCCTGCCACATCATAATTTTGCTTCCGATCGAAGGGACTATAACGAAATCGGGAACCACCGCTTTTTGGACGAATTCTTTATTAATGCCCATTTCCGGATTATTATAGATTACTTCCCGATTAAATACGGAGAAATCGATGCCCATGACGTCATGTACGGCGTCCGTTAGCATCTTTTTAGTAACGTAAGCTTTCCCGAGAGGAATTTGAGAATGGAATTTAGTCAGAATCGGTAAGTAGGTAGCGAGAGATCCTGTCGTTAACCTAACATTGGCTTCGTACATCGCACCGAATTCGAATTTTAGTCGCGCTTCGGGATTATCGATATCGGGAGGGAGATCGGATTCTTTTTTGAAAACGGCATTTCTATTATCCATTTTCACTTTATCGAAGAAATTTTGCCCCAATTCATCTAGGGATGTCGGAGTTTCCCGTTTATAAATTCTTTCTAACCATTCGGTTCCGTAATGAATCGGTATATCCGAAACGGACGTGATTGCATCCTTGAACGTGGACATAAATACGAGTTGAGAATCGTCCAAAAGAGTCTCGTCAAAAAAACCGTATTTGAGCATTAGATCAACCGGCTTAGGAACATTCTTATTCGTATTTAAATATTTTTGAAAGCATCCTGCATAGATATCAAAATAGATTTTCGTAATGGATCTTCGTAGTTTTCTGGTGTCATTATCGGAATCTAATGGATTTTTCATGGACTTTAGTTTTACCATGAGAGCCGAGAACTCCTTAATCGCGTCTCCGCCCAGTCCCGAATACTGGATGATTGTGGATGCGGAATTTTGAAGCTCTTTTCGTATTGCTGTCGCATCCGCTGACGAATCCACACCGATCGAACCATTTGTAGAAGCCGATTGGGTTTGAGGCAAAGCTTCATATTTCTTAGAAAGTCCGGCAGTTTTTTCGAGGAAGCCTCTTAAATTAGGCGAGGGATTTGGCATCCCGGCGCCAAAGAGAGACTGATGCCCTGCTATCGCTTTTTCGATTTTTTGAGATAACGTTTGGAGAACCGGAACGACGAATTCGGGAGGAGCAGTGGAATAACCGTTTACGGTCATATCTAAAATTAAATAGAATTTTTCGGCAATGCTTTCATCTCCTCCTAACAGGAATCGAAATGCTTCTTCCAATTCTTCTAATACGATTTTCGTGCTTCCAGTTAAATCGTTTTGAACCTTTCCCAACTTTTCACAAATATAAGATACCATCGAGGGATCGGGCGTAAAAAGTTGTGCCAATAGGTTCGGATCCGCAAGAATTAACTTTCGAAGGAAATTAAATTCTGAATCTTGAAATTCGATTTCTTCCGGATAATATTTTAACAATTGCTGAGAATGATCCTCGTCAATGTAGGTGGGGGTCGGTCGTTCCGGTAACAAACCGCCGTTTTCGAAGTAGTTCTTTAAATTTTCTCGAGCCAACCTAAGGATTGGATCCACAATCTCTGAGCCGGGCTCGTTGATGGGCTGCCCCGGTTTAATATCCGGAAAAACTCCCGGATTAAATTGATAATAAAGAAGGGAAAAATTATCGTTAGATTTTCCGAGATCCGATGTAATTTTTCTAAGTTGATTGGCCCGTTTAAAAAGTTCGGTGATCTCTCTTAGTAATGATCTGCCGACCATAATTCCAAGCGAGGAGCGTGCCGCGAGGGAACGAGCAACGGTCGACGGCGACATAACATATGTGGATAAAACGCATTCCTGCTCGGCAATGATCGTATGCGGATATCTTCCACCGGCAAATAAGGCGGTCGCGCCTGGGGTAAGATTGGCTCCGGACAGTTTGAAAAGCTCTAATTTCCTACCCTTCGGACCGTCGATTACGTATCGTAAAGCGCCGCTATGTAAAACATTGAGGGAATTTACCGCCGATCCCTCTGGAAAGAGAGTGGTCCCTGCCGGAATAGTTACTTTTTGGTTTGGAATACTTGTATCTAAGGCCATACGTTCGCTAAAGAGAGCAAATTAAGAAGAAAACAATCCTTCATCGATCCGGGAAACTCTTTTTCTAAGATCGGCTTTAAAAACCCGGCAGTCGAGAGGTGACCCGCTTACCAAACTGACTTTTATGGGCATTCATTCTAGGCTTCTTTGAAGGGAAGATTTCTCTACTGCTTGACTGATTTCATTCTCCTAAGAAAACTCCTAAGCGAAATGAAGAAAATGGACTCCTTATTATCCGGATCGAGAATCGGGATGCTTACGAATCAGAGTGCCTATGGTTGGGAATACGAGTATCACTTTCGAACCGTTCGTAAGAAATACGGGTTAAAAAAACTTTTCTTACCTGAGCATGGACTCTTTGCCGAATTGCAGGATCAAATTTCGGGGTCCTCGCTCGAATATGATTTAGAAGACACGGTAATTTTAAATTTGTACGGGGATTCCGAAGATAGTTTGATTCCTTCTCAGGATTCGCTGGAAGGATTAGATACGATTTTAATCGATATTCGAGACGTAGGGACAAGGTACTACACTTTTTTGACTTCCGCCCTGTATTTGATGCAGGCGGTAGATCTTCGAAATCGAAATGGCTCCGAAAAAATTAAGATAGTCGTTTTTGATTCCCCCAATCCGGCAGGAACGGGAATCGAAGGAAGTCCTCTGCAATCGGAATATGCTTCATTCGTTGGAGTTGAAGGAGTTCCGCACAGACATGGACTCACCTCGGCAGGACTATTAAAATTTTATAAGGATAAATTCAAATTAGATCTAGAATTCTATTCTATTAACAAAGTTTATCCGGATCAATACGACCCATTCTTATGGATTCCTCCATCCCCGAACATTCCTGCAATTACTACGTGCTATGTCTATGCCGGTTTATGTTTACTTGAGGGCACGAATATTTCGGAAGGAAGAGGTACTACACGTCCATTTGAAACTTTCGGCGCTCCTTATATCGATTATAGTAATGAAAGCCTCAGAAGAAAATTGGAGGAACCGCAGAGAGGAGTCTTTCGTCTGAGGCCGTTGAGATTTATACCGACGTTTCACAAATATGTAGGCGAAGTTTGCGGAGGTTATCAGATTTTATTGGAAAAACCTTCAAAATTTCATAGTCTCCTTTTCGGTTTGCACCTGCTAAAAACCGTTCAAGAAACCTATCCTCGAGATTTTTCTTATTTGCAAGGTCCGTACGAATTTAGATCCGATAGACCTGCAATTGAGCTATTGGTAGGGGATCAATTTCTATTGAAATATTTGGAGGGAAAATCTTCGTATCTTGAAGTGGAGGAATATCTTTCCGAGGCGGAATTGAATTGGAAGAAGGAGATAATCGCATATATATAGATTTCGCTTAACGTTCCATTCGTAAAATTCAAATCATTTCGATAGCCTTAAATTTTCGAGGCGCCTTTCAGGATTAAGAAATGACCCCGGATCGTAAAATGAATAAGTGTCAAGAAAAAATCCCAGCAAATCTATGTGGGAGCTCCAACAGAAAAAAACTCATAAAAAACTTTCTCCAAAACTCCAGATCCTGATAAAGACCCACTTCGGGGGTACCACCGCACCGGCCCCCGCCCAGGAAGGGCGGGGATCGCCAACATCAACCAACGGCACTCCACCAGCAGTTTGCCTTCTTAAACCGGCAATCGTCTTAATTCATCAGAAAGACGTTTCAGATCTCGGACTAGGTCGACTGGAGACGGGTGGATTGTCGCTGCCGCTTGTAAAGCGGTCTCTATTAAATCGAGTATTAATTTGCGTTCCGTTACTGCGCGAACCTTGGGCATTTTGCTCCATTCTTCCCGGAAGATCGTAGCTTTTTCGTCTACGATCGACGTGATTTGGTTTAACGTGTTGATCGCTTCGCTCATAATTGCCTCATATTTTTTCGATGCTCAATCGCATTATGGATTTCTGATCGAGAATTTCCAGTTCGAAATTCCGTTCCACCGCGGTCTTAAAATGGCGGGTGATATTAGTCCAGAAATTCGGTTTTACTACTTTGCACTCGTCGGGAAGTTTGCCTACTCGATCTGCATTCGGTTCGTAGCGAAAAAATTCCGTCTTTCCGGCAGCGATAATCCTAGACGGGACCTGCCATTCTTCCTGAAGGCAGGATAAACCGGTATTCGTAGATATCTTGCCCGTCAATTTCGTGCCTATGCTCGGATATTTTACATCGATGGAACCGGAATTTGTCATGAACAAGAAAAAAACAGGAAGCTGATGTCCGCCATCTCGACTCTCCGAGACTCGTAGCTGCACTCCCGATACGGTTATTTGATTCGATTCTTTTTTTCCGGTAAAGGCTAACGGGTTTACGATTCTTGCAACTACGGCGAAAATAAATAAGAGAAGAATAAGATCGAACAACAAAATTAACTTTGTGCGAGACTTTTCTTTTCCCTTGGTTTGGATTTGTTTTAAGAAGTCTCTAAATTCTTCCGGAGAACGAGAGTGATAACCTTTACCCATGGGAAATTACCTTGCGAATATTTTTGCGAATCCTACCTGCGCTCGGATAACCTTCTGACATTTCTGCGGAAGAAACGAAAAGGCTAAGGGCTAAGCGGACTGCTTCTATCATATCATGACCTCTCGAAAGAAAGAAAGCAAGCATTCCTACCAAAAGATCACCCGTTCCCATTACTGCAAGTTTCGGCTCCTGGTATGGCCAAAAGAACGAACCTTCCTTAGGGGTGCATAAAACGGAAACGTTGCCTTTTAAAAGGATATGGCAATTTCTTTCGATCGCCCATTCCTTTGCGTCCTGCCAGGCCTCTAAAAATCCGGCATATGTTTTTCCGGTAACTCTGGACCATTCTCCGATATGCGGAGTCAGTAGAACATTCGGACCCAGTTTAGTAACCGAATAAGGTAAAATTGCTCCTGCATCCAAAATGACCGGGGTTTTCTCCGGAAGAAACGAAGTAGGGCAGTCTTCCGGTGAAAGCCCGGGGCCGATAGCGAATGCTTTCGTCTTTCCCGCAAAACTTCCTAAAAAAGGATTTTGATCGGAGGCGAAGAGTTTTACCATTAGGGAGGAATCCTTTTTAAGCACTTTTTGAATGGTACTTGCGGATGGCGTTAAGACGAGAGAGATGCCTCCGCCCATTTCATGAAACGAAAGAACGGATGACAGAATAGCGCCCGCCATCCCGTCCGAACCGCCTAGAAACAAAGCCGAACCGTTGGAATATTTATGCGAACCGCGTTCCCTCAGCATCCGTTTCTTTAATTCTTTCCTGTTGGCCTTAATCCAGACTCTTTGATTCGTGGAAAACTTATGACGGAGAAACCCGATCGGGTGAAATGTTTTTTCCACTTCAAGATCGGAATGAAACAGATTCGTCAGTTTATGAGATCCGATTTCCGCCAATCCATCGATCGGAAAAGTGAGAGGACGGTCCGGATGAAAACCGGAAAGCGTATCTATACTAAGTACAAAACAATCCGAACCGAATTTTTCCTTAAGTATCTTAATTTCAGAGGCGACGCGTAACAGTTCATCGGAGAGCGGCGGGAGAAATCCCGTACCGAGCAAGGCATCCACTATGATCTCGCTATCATTCCAGGATTGAGAATGGAATTCTTGGAGCGGGTATAATTTAGCCCCTGAGCCGACGCAGAGATTTTTGTAAAATAAGGTCTCTTCCGAAAGTTTTCCGTCTTTGCAGAAAACTCGGCAAGGAATTCCCTCAGCCGAAAGAAAATGAGCCAGAGCGAAACCGTCTCCGCCGTTATTTCCGGAGCCGCAAAGAAAAAGCGCCCCGCCGGTTTTTTTGAATTTGGTTCTCCATGTTTGAAAAATAGAAACGGCTGCGAAGCCCATCAGCAATTGAGAGGATGTCCCTCTTTCGTTGATGGAAAGTTTATCTAATTCTACACTTTCCTCGTAGGTAAAAAGGACTTCGCTTTTCACTTTAATTCATTTCCATTTATGCACTTCGAGATAACCCGAACGAATTCTTACTGAATAAATTTCGTCGTTGGCATCCATCCAGGTTTCTCTCCAGAGCCCTCGTGGAGGCGGGTAGTTGAGGCGGATATTGTTTACATGATTGCCGTCGTCGTCATGGACTTGAAGACGAATGGAGTTTCCTTCCTCGGCTTCGGTTTCCCAAATGAAAAAATTATCATCATTCAATACCCAGAATAGGGTCTCAGACGGATCCTGTATTTCCTTGATCGGAGTGACCCGCTTGCCTTCCCAATCATAGCGATAGATTCTGCGAGATTTAAATCGTCCCGATTTCGCTTCATAGAAACTAAAAGCGGCCAACGCATATTCTCCTTCGGAATGAGGAAGAATCGTATCGATATACCATGTATTCCCGTCCGATGCGGAATGTACAATGTCCTTGAAATCGTTGGAATCCAATCTTTGCTTAACTTTTCCCGCCTCGTCGAATACGCTTAAGCGCATCTCTCCATTAGAGCGATGAAATACAAAGAGTAAATCATTGCGACCTGCTTCAATTCGTTCCACATAGCCGAATGGAATCGATCCGCCGACTCCATCAGAGTAAATCGTTTGAACTAACTTCCCCGAGTCATTGA includes:
- a CDS encoding Crp/Fnr family transcriptional regulator — protein: MALDTSIPNQKVTIPAGTTLFPEGSAVNSLNVLHSGALRYVIDGPKGRKLELFKLSGANLTPGATALFAGGRYPHTIIAEQECVLSTYVMSPSTVARSLAARSSLGIMVGRSLLREITELFKRANQLRKITSDLGKSNDNFSLLYYQFNPGVFPDIKPGQPINEPGSEIVDPILRLARENLKNYFENGGLLPERPTPTYIDEDHSQQLLKYYPEEIEFQDSEFNFLRKLILADPNLLAQLFTPDPSMVSYICEKLGKVQNDLTGSTKIVLEELEEAFRFLLGGDESIAEKFYLILDMTVNGYSTAPPEFVVPVLQTLSQKIEKAIAGHQSLFGAGMPNPSPNLRGFLEKTAGLSKKYEALPQTQSASTNGSIGVDSSADATAIRKELQNSASTIIQYSGLGGDAIKEFSALMVKLKSMKNPLDSDNDTRKLRRSITKIYFDIYAGCFQKYLNTNKNVPKPVDLMLKYGFFDETLLDDSQLVFMSTFKDAITSVSDIPIHYGTEWLERIYKRETPTSLDELGQNFFDKVKMDNRNAVFKKESDLPPDIDNPEARLKFEFGAMYEANVRLTTGSLATYLPILTKFHSQIPLGKAYVTKKMLTDAVHDVMGIDFSVFNREVIYNNPEMGINKEFVQKAVVPDFVIVPSIGSKIMMWQELSVHRGSGSKESRGRIVLPVFVQGDLKSLLIDAFAAFRWELCKSILGPEWNNVGNPSITADYMDYVQFYKKNKDLSIEVKEKLAAEFKRFRNERDIFANDYQLWIKYESESVQRLNRVVRSIFYRHIPFSRPIREKVSKMPAFSEINNRFINIRTRKFTELENRYKKYINALGSLPDPLRENLEFYRV
- a CDS encoding DUF1343 domain-containing protein produces the protein MKKMDSLLSGSRIGMLTNQSAYGWEYEYHFRTVRKKYGLKKLFLPEHGLFAELQDQISGSSLEYDLEDTVILNLYGDSEDSLIPSQDSLEGLDTILIDIRDVGTRYYTFLTSALYLMQAVDLRNRNGSEKIKIVVFDSPNPAGTGIEGSPLQSEYASFVGVEGVPHRHGLTSAGLLKFYKDKFKLDLEFYSINKVYPDQYDPFLWIPPSPNIPAITTCYVYAGLCLLEGTNISEGRGTTRPFETFGAPYIDYSNESLRRKLEEPQRGVFRLRPLRFIPTFHKYVGEVCGGYQILLEKPSKFHSLLFGLHLLKTVQETYPRDFSYLQGPYEFRSDRPAIELLVGDQFLLKYLEGKSSYLEVEEYLSEAELNWKKEIIAYI
- a CDS encoding bifunctional ADP-dependent NAD(P)H-hydrate dehydratase/NAD(P)H-hydrate epimerase — its product is MKSEVLFTYEESVELDKLSINERGTSSQLLMGFAAVSIFQTWRTKFKKTGGALFLCGSGNNGGDGFALAHFLSAEGIPCRVFCKDGKLSEETLFYKNLCVGSGAKLYPLQEFHSQSWNDSEIIVDALLGTGFLPPLSDELLRVASEIKILKEKFGSDCFVLSIDTLSGFHPDRPLTFPIDGLAEIGSHKLTNLFHSDLEVEKTFHPIGFLRHKFSTNQRVWIKANRKELKKRMLRERGSHKYSNGSALFLGGSDGMAGAILSSVLSFHEMGGGISLVLTPSASTIQKVLKKDSSLMVKLFASDQNPFLGSFAGKTKAFAIGPGLSPEDCPTSFLPEKTPVILDAGAILPYSVTKLGPNVLLTPHIGEWSRVTGKTYAGFLEAWQDAKEWAIERNCHILLKGNVSVLCTPKEGSFFWPYQEPKLAVMGTGDLLVGMLAFFLSRGHDMIEAVRLALSLFVSSAEMSEGYPSAGRIRKNIRKVISHG
- a CDS encoding LIC_12708 family protein; its protein translation is MHLFKPSKNEKTIFRFPLIFLIAIGIIHLACSKFRVDDYNPYLYGRVKLGKDIKELQVSIVNRVPTNVPNQIAIASGLMYIPDFEQSLVKAFTTEGELKFVIGNPKEKTLDKAKIYNVKLGRIGLVSVSRNDDVFIQSRISKEDVKQDKAPENIFAKKSGEFRTDAEEALPSVILKVNDSGKLVQTIYSDGVGGSIPFGYVERIEAGRNDLLFVFHRSNGEMRLSVFDEAGKVKQRLDSNDFKDIVHSASDGNTWYIDTILPHSEGEYALAAFSFYEAKSGRFKSRRIYRYDWEGKRVTPIKEIQDPSETLFWVLNDDNFFIWETEAEEGNSIRLQVHDDDGNHVNNIRLNYPPPRGLWRETWMDANDEIYSVRIRSGYLEVHKWK